One window of the Thioflexithrix psekupsensis genome contains the following:
- a CDS encoding cbb3-type cytochrome oxidase subunit 3, producing METFYSVFQSVWTVVVFVIFMGITFWAYSSKRKAHFDEINRDLLEDDDSIKSTKDKHNV from the coding sequence GTGGAAACGTTTTATTCAGTGTTCCAGTCTGTTTGGACGGTGGTTGTTTTTGTCATCTTCATGGGGATCACATTTTGGGCTTACAGCAGCAAACGCAAAGCGCACTTTGATGAAATCAATCGTGATTTGCTTGAAGATGATGATTCTATAAAATCAACAAAGGATAAACACAATGTTTGA